A single Dreissena polymorpha isolate Duluth1 chromosome 14, UMN_Dpol_1.0, whole genome shotgun sequence DNA region contains:
- the LOC127858093 gene encoding uncharacterized protein LOC127858093, with product MISASFKRSGVPKEELPSIPDEIFDYSTNFDTALEVILKIPTVIGCKKCRGILQIYIHSYADSSAEDHIRSMLAKYEIDKIHFYRRITKQLCCSGSSLFGGQGTLGGFVLKHKSPTVSVRDQALVPVVVPAVSNDTLAALVSRHVVHTNQTLLVDGMQQPIGHIAQIRSDEDIDILPVDVDDACRDMCDTAFRTKHCVRMSDTKLWKKENIQDLSGAPVHIWGSKSKPGLGTLYGPNFRDRNGLNVIVRDIPYEAPFAQEGDSGAMICYYDARYGGMLYAIAMVVKIMRDIDGSNQEYVAQIVDDALQKLSIWNECEYEFVG from the exons ATGATAAGCGCATCGTTTAAGCGAAGCGGGGTCCCAAAAGAAGAATTGCCTAGCATTCCAGATGAAATATTTGACTATTCGACGAATTTCGACACG GCTCTAGAAGTTATTCTCAAGATCCCTACCGTTATTGGATGCAAGAAATGTCGCGGAATACTTCAGATTTACATCCACTCATATGCTGATTCGTCTGCCGAAGATCATATAAGAAGCATGCTTGCGAAATATGAGATCGACAAGATTCATTTTTATCGAAGAATAACGAAACAACTGTGTTGTTCTGGCTCTTCGTTATTTGGAGGTCAAGGAACTCTTGGGGGgtttgttttaaaacacaaatcaccAACCGTCTCAGTGAGAGATCAAGCACTGGTACCCGTCGTAGTACCGGCTGTCTCAAACGATACTTTAGCAGCTCTTGTTTCAAGACATGTAGTCCACACAAATCAAACTCTACTTGTTGACGGTATGCAGCAACCAATTGGCCATATTGCTCAGATTAGGTCTGATGAAGACATAGACATTTTGCCAGTAGATGTTGATGATGCTTGTAGAGATATGTGCGACACAGCGTTCAGGACAAAGCATTGTGTGCGAATGAGTGATACCAAATTATggaaaaaagaaaatatacagGATTTAAGTGGAGCACCAGTGCACATTTGGGGCTCAAAATCAAAACCTGGCCTAGGCACTCTTTATGGTCCTAACTTTAGAGATCGTAATGGTCTGAATGTCATTGTTCGAGACATCCCTTACGAGGCACCTTTCGCACAAGAGGGGGACAGCGGCGCTATGATTTGCTACTATGATGCACGTTACGGCGGGATGCTATACGCTATTGCAATGGTTGTTAAAATAATGCGTGATATCGACGGTTCCAACCAAGAATACGTAGCTCAGATTGTGGACGATGCTCTTCAAAAACTTTCCATATGGAATGAATGCGAGTATGAGTTCGTTGGATAG